The Anas acuta chromosome 2, bAnaAcu1.1, whole genome shotgun sequence genome contains a region encoding:
- the EDN1 gene encoding endothelin-1, producing the protein MDYSHVVLPLLFVLCPGLLPAAPGAEVGSAPPPPAALHRRARRCSCSSLLDEECVYFCHLDIIWINTPEKTVPYGLGGPSRSRRSLKDMVPEMLTEASSRCRCANQKDKKCLNFCQTGKDLWAQSTVEMTLHHHNKGGNCIGPKCMNQQFVDSRKIKRLEAIGNSIKASFSIAKLKAEHQKGWKLKHNRANKRQSIWESLKTS; encoded by the exons ATGGATTACTCGCACGTCGTCCTCCCGCTGCTCTTCGTGCTATGCCCGGGGCTGCTGCCGGCAG CCCCCGGAGCCGAGGTGGGCTCCGCTCcaccgccccccgccgccctgcACCGCCGCGCACGGCGCTGCTCCTGCTCATCGCTGCTGGACGAGGAGTGCGTCTACTTCTGCCACTTGGACATCATCTGGATCAACACCCCTGA GAAGACCGTTCCTTATGGTCTTGGAGGCCCTTCTCGATCCAGAAGATCTCTGAAGGACATGGTGCCTGAGATGCTCACTGAAGCCAGCAGCAGATGCCGATGTGCCAACCAGAAAGACAAGAAATGTCTGAACTTCTGCCAGACAGGAAAAGATCTCTG GGCTCAGTCCACAGTGGAGATGACCTTGCATCATCACAACAAAGGTGGCAATTGCATTGGACCCAAATGCATGAACCAACAGTTTGTTGACAGCAGGAAGATTAAGAG gCTGGAGGCCATTGGTAACAGTATCAAAGCTTCCTTCAGTATCGCAAAGCTGAAGGCTGAGCACCAGAAAGGGTGGAAGCTTAAACATAACAGGGCAAACAAAAGGCAAAGCATCTGGGAAAGCCTGAAAACATCCTAG